From a region of the Streptomyces sp. B21-083 genome:
- a CDS encoding D-alanyl-D-alanine carboxypeptidase — MRRIKEASVAGESPDRSKQRESSEDPTSGSAGPVPGARGESGAGARDPRLAVARDRESPARGGVDMATRVFQRPQLPADAGGSADDVSTADTAPEAESEPEAAAEAAESGSAGGTDGTGSTRLRAAVAAWVSGADEGEGENEGVEGAAKKPGPDADANPTPDAETPADAPEGDEKPAAGAAGVAGPGEPPEAAEAAPEAIDGASADAAEVSSEPESTRKSEPEENQNPETGSDPAPKTRSESAAGTAIGADTAPTSASGTAPLAGAEKQKAATGNGSAPEAKSGTGKATGADTAPASAPSTGAGAGSGAKTEPKSGSAVGARSGSVNSAESAPEAKSGTGMATGADTAPASAPSTGAGAGSGAKTEPKSGSAVGARSGSVNSAESAPETKSGTGTAAGTGTASMSTSSPVTGTGPGSGSGARSQPKTEPASEPTPKSGSVDGAGAENVGGAKSESGTKSESGTGAQSGSAADSGPESDAEADANDGGNSAAGADDADAEPAPGPDKPTDAPAPEPPVDQPTAVFKVARPPVVPAVDQPTTMLKLGDLPAHADKGAGEPKADDSGAEEKGESVAERTSKFVALRQLDDPATRKAPPVVPPAGGPAKAPPAVPPAGGPAKAPAAQSAKVTPADATAAIPQVGPERTTQQPLPPLPPLDLLAELTNTPPPRDTAVRTIARRVKIWTPVAILLAIVFAVVQALRPLPAPELTLTAKDSYTFDGTAAALPWPSEGQGWMDVNGIGTMGKFGEQKPVAIGSVAKAMTAYLVLKDHPLKVGEEGPKIKIDATAEKEGGYNTDGKGESTLDTVKTGDTLTLKQALSAVMIPSANNIARLLARWDDGTEAAFIKKMNATAKELGMKNTTYTDASGLKETTVSTAEDQVKLGNQLVKMPALMAITSQPFWVDPTGKKWRNWNEVIPADGGIGIKTGTTSAAGGNLLFAATKEVGGETAIVVGAVLGQHTAPIIDTVNNVSRTAMIAAREALLSSKILKKGDVVGYVDDGLGGQTPVVLSKDVTAIGWAGRKVELSFAAADDLPHSAKAGTAVGTLTVGDGDGGAVKVPVQLQKDLAEPGFDKKLTRIG, encoded by the coding sequence GTGCGGCGCATCAAGGAGGCATCGGTGGCGGGCGAGTCCCCCGACAGGTCGAAGCAGCGCGAGTCGTCGGAAGACCCGACGTCGGGGAGCGCGGGTCCGGTTCCCGGGGCCAGGGGTGAATCAGGCGCCGGGGCCCGTGACCCACGGCTCGCGGTGGCCCGGGACCGGGAGTCCCCGGCGCGCGGTGGCGTGGACATGGCGACACGGGTGTTCCAGCGGCCGCAACTCCCGGCGGACGCGGGCGGCTCCGCCGATGACGTGAGTACGGCGGACACGGCCCCGGAGGCGGAGAGCGAGCCCGAGGCCGCGGCGGAGGCCGCCGAGTCCGGCTCGGCCGGCGGTACCGACGGCACGGGCAGCACCCGGTTGCGTGCGGCGGTGGCCGCGTGGGTCTCCGGCGCGGACGAGGGCGAGGGCGAGAACGAGGGCGTCGAGGGTGCCGCCAAGAAGCCCGGCCCCGATGCGGACGCCAACCCGACCCCGGACGCGGAGACTCCGGCCGACGCCCCTGAGGGCGACGAGAAGCCCGCGGCGGGTGCCGCAGGCGTCGCAGGGCCAGGCGAGCCCCCCGAGGCCGCAGAGGCGGCCCCTGAGGCCATTGACGGGGCATCCGCCGACGCCGCCGAGGTCTCCTCCGAGCCGGAGAGCACCCGGAAGAGCGAACCGGAAGAGAACCAGAACCCGGAAACCGGCAGCGATCCCGCGCCGAAAACCAGGTCCGAGTCCGCCGCCGGAACCGCAATCGGGGCCGATACCGCTCCGACGTCCGCGTCCGGCACGGCACCCCTCGCCGGGGCCGAGAAGCAGAAGGCGGCAACAGGCAACGGGTCCGCGCCGGAAGCCAAGTCCGGCACGGGGAAGGCAACCGGGGCCGACACCGCGCCCGCGTCTGCGCCCAGCACCGGCGCCGGGGCCGGCTCCGGGGCGAAGACCGAGCCCAAGTCCGGCTCTGCCGTCGGCGCGAGGTCCGGGAGCGTGAACAGCGCCGAGTCCGCGCCGGAAGCCAAGTCCGGTACGGGGATGGCAACCGGGGCCGACACCGCGCCCGCGTCTGCGCCCAGCACCGGCGCCGGGGCCGGCTCCGGGGCGAAGACCGAGCCCAAGTCCGGCTCTGCCGTCGGCGCGAGGTCCGGGAGCGTGAACAGCGCCGAGTCCGCGCCGGAAACCAAGTCCGGCACTGGTACGGCCGCCGGAACCGGCACAGCGTCTATGTCTACGTCTTCGCCCGTCACCGGGACCGGGCCCGGCTCTGGGTCGGGAGCCAGGTCCCAGCCGAAGACCGAGCCCGCGTCCGAGCCCACGCCCAAGTCCGGTTCCGTAGACGGAGCCGGGGCCGAGAACGTGGGCGGCGCCAAGTCCGAGTCCGGGACCAAGTCCGAGTCCGGCACCGGTGCCCAGTCCGGGAGCGCGGCCGATTCGGGGCCCGAGTCCGACGCGGAGGCCGACGCCAATGACGGCGGCAACTCCGCCGCCGGTGCTGACGATGCCGACGCCGAACCGGCCCCCGGCCCCGACAAGCCCACCGACGCTCCTGCCCCCGAGCCCCCCGTCGATCAGCCCACCGCCGTCTTCAAGGTTGCCCGGCCGCCCGTCGTGCCGGCGGTCGATCAGCCGACGACGATGCTCAAGCTGGGGGACCTCCCGGCCCACGCCGACAAGGGGGCCGGTGAGCCCAAGGCTGACGACTCGGGTGCGGAGGAGAAGGGTGAGTCCGTTGCTGAGCGCACCAGCAAATTCGTAGCGCTCAGGCAGCTGGACGATCCGGCCACCCGTAAGGCGCCGCCCGTTGTTCCGCCTGCCGGTGGGCCCGCCAAGGCTCCGCCCGCTGTTCCGCCTGCCGGTGGGCCCGCCAAGGCTCCGGCCGCGCAGTCGGCCAAGGTGACCCCCGCCGATGCCACTGCCGCGATCCCGCAGGTCGGGCCGGAGCGGACGACGCAGCAGCCGTTGCCGCCCCTGCCGCCGCTGGATCTGCTCGCCGAGCTGACGAACACGCCGCCGCCCCGGGACACCGCGGTGCGGACGATCGCGCGGCGCGTCAAGATCTGGACGCCGGTCGCCATCCTGTTGGCGATCGTCTTTGCAGTCGTACAGGCTCTGCGTCCGCTGCCGGCCCCCGAACTCACCCTGACCGCCAAGGACTCCTACACCTTCGACGGGACGGCCGCCGCGCTGCCGTGGCCGTCCGAGGGGCAGGGCTGGATGGATGTCAACGGCATCGGGACCATGGGGAAGTTCGGCGAGCAGAAGCCGGTCGCCATCGGTTCGGTCGCCAAGGCCATGACCGCGTACCTCGTCCTCAAGGACCACCCGCTGAAGGTCGGCGAGGAGGGTCCGAAGATCAAGATCGACGCGACCGCCGAGAAGGAGGGCGGCTACAACACGGACGGCAAGGGCGAGTCGACCCTGGACACCGTCAAGACGGGCGACACCCTCACCCTGAAGCAGGCGCTGTCGGCCGTCATGATCCCGTCCGCGAACAACATCGCCCGGTTGCTGGCGCGTTGGGACGACGGGACCGAGGCGGCGTTCATCAAGAAGATGAACGCCACCGCCAAGGAACTCGGGATGAAGAACACCACCTACACCGACGCCTCCGGCCTCAAGGAGACCACCGTCTCCACCGCCGAGGACCAGGTGAAGCTGGGCAACCAGTTGGTGAAGATGCCGGCCCTGATGGCCATCACCAGCCAGCCCTTCTGGGTCGACCCGACGGGCAAGAAGTGGCGGAACTGGAACGAGGTCATCCCGGCCGACGGCGGCATCGGCATCAAGACCGGCACCACCAGCGCGGCCGGCGGCAACCTGCTCTTCGCCGCCACGAAGGAGGTCGGCGGGGAGACGGCCATCGTCGTCGGCGCGGTCCTCGGCCAGCACACGGCGCCGATCATCGACACCGTCAACAACGTCAGCCGGACGGCGATGATCGCCGCCCGCGAGGCACTGCTCTCGTCGAAGATCCTGAAGAAGGGTGACGTCGTCGGGTACGTCGACGACGGGCTCGGCGGGCAGACACCGGTCGTGCTGTCGAAGGACGTCACGGCGATCGGCTGGGCCGGGCGGAAGGTCGAGTTGTCCTTCGCCGCCGCCGACGACCTGCCGCACTCCGCGAAGGCGGGCACCGCGGTGGGCACCCTCACCGTGGGCGACGGCGACGGCGGCGCCGTGAAGGTCCCCGTACAGCTCCAGAAGGACCTGGCCGAGCCCGGCTTCGACAAGAAGCTGACGCGCATCGGCTGA
- a CDS encoding ADP-ribosylglycohydrolase family protein: MTSGGVAGAASGAIWGRSEQQDFRSRVRGTLLGAALGDALGAPLDGLTLDSIHEAYGAEGLTDLAFAYGRRGAITDITQLTLFTLDGLIRAQVRRDTGAWHPPTDLHRAYRRWAATQSDWGPDERRKEDGWLAREEWLYARRDPALSCLLGLGDETMGTLDAPKNPGEGGVEAAARSGPFGLLVGWEPQLVMQLAVECAAQTHGHPTGYLAAGAYAVIVHGLARGESLDAAVQRALALLAARAGHQQVAEALQRALGAVRQGIPSPARVADLAGAGTAEGLLSVAVYCALVGEDVRHGLSLSVNHGGPSAATGALTGGLLGALHGETALPPAWLAELEGRPTMLVIADDFAMEMTQGPALHGPAGSSPGWLARYPRA, from the coding sequence ATGACATCCGGTGGAGTGGCCGGTGCCGCGTCCGGCGCCATCTGGGGCCGCTCCGAACAGCAGGACTTCCGCAGCCGGGTCCGCGGCACACTGCTCGGCGCGGCTCTCGGTGACGCCCTGGGCGCGCCACTCGACGGACTCACCCTCGACTCCATCCACGAGGCGTACGGCGCGGAGGGCCTCACCGATCTGGCCTTCGCGTACGGCAGACGCGGTGCGATCACCGACATCACCCAGCTCACCCTCTTTACCCTGGACGGCCTGATCCGCGCCCAGGTCCGTCGCGACACCGGCGCCTGGCACCCGCCGACCGACCTGCACCGCGCCTACCGCCGCTGGGCGGCCACCCAGAGCGACTGGGGGCCCGACGAGCGGCGCAAGGAGGACGGCTGGCTGGCCCGCGAGGAGTGGCTGTACGCCCGTCGCGACCCGGCCCTCTCCTGTCTGCTCGGCCTCGGCGACGAGACGATGGGCACCCTGGACGCGCCCAAGAACCCCGGTGAGGGGGGCGTGGAGGCGGCGGCCCGCTCGGGCCCGTTCGGGCTTCTGGTCGGCTGGGAACCGCAGCTCGTGATGCAGCTGGCGGTGGAGTGCGCCGCGCAGACCCACGGCCACCCGACGGGTTACCTGGCGGCGGGCGCGTACGCCGTGATCGTGCACGGCCTGGCGCGCGGCGAGAGCCTCGACGCGGCGGTCCAGCGGGCGCTGGCCCTGCTGGCGGCGAGAGCCGGCCACCAGCAGGTGGCGGAGGCCCTCCAGCGTGCCCTGGGCGCCGTACGCCAGGGCATCCCGTCCCCCGCGCGGGTCGCGGACCTGGCCGGCGCCGGCACGGCGGAGGGCCTCCTGTCTGTGGCGGTGTACTGCGCGCTGGTCGGCGAGGACGTCCGCCACGGGCTGTCCCTGTCGGTCAACCACGGCGGCCCCTCGGCCGCGACGGGCGCCCTGACCGGCGGCCTGCTGGGCGCCCTGCACGGCGAGACGGCCCTCCCGCCCGCCTGGCTGGCGGAACTGGAGGGCCGACCGACGATGCTGGTCATCGCCGACGACTTCGCCATGGAGATGACCCAGGGACCGGCCCTCCACGGCCCGGCGGGATCTTCACCGGGGTGGCTCGCACGGTATCCACGGGCTTGA
- a CDS encoding SDR family oxidoreductase, translating into MSLLTGKTVVVSGVGAGLGRQVVAAVLRDGGNVVLGARTEVHLVKTVAELDPDGARTAYRSTDITDEGQCQALAALACERFGRIDGAVHVAAWDSYFGGIEDADFESWAGVVDVNLLGTLRMTRACLPALKERGGSVVFIGTQSAVAAPSQVRQAAYAASKGALTSAMYSLARELGPHRIRVNTVLPGWMWGPPVEAYVRFTAQGEGVPETEVRRRLAERMALPELATDGDVADAVVFLASERARAITGQSLLVNAGELMR; encoded by the coding sequence ATGTCGCTGCTCACAGGGAAGACCGTGGTCGTCTCCGGTGTCGGGGCCGGGCTGGGGCGTCAGGTCGTGGCGGCTGTCCTGCGGGACGGGGGGAACGTCGTGCTCGGGGCGCGTACCGAGGTGCACCTCGTGAAGACCGTCGCCGAGCTGGATCCGGACGGGGCTCGGACTGCGTACCGGTCGACCGACATCACCGACGAGGGTCAGTGTCAGGCGCTGGCCGCGCTGGCGTGCGAGCGGTTCGGGCGGATCGACGGGGCCGTCCATGTCGCCGCCTGGGACAGCTACTTCGGGGGGATCGAGGACGCGGACTTCGAGAGCTGGGCGGGTGTCGTCGACGTGAACCTGCTGGGCACGCTGCGGATGACGCGGGCCTGTCTGCCGGCGCTGAAGGAGCGGGGCGGGAGCGTGGTGTTCATCGGGACGCAGTCCGCCGTGGCCGCGCCCTCACAGGTGCGGCAGGCCGCGTACGCCGCCTCCAAGGGGGCGTTGACGAGCGCGATGTACTCACTGGCCCGGGAGCTGGGACCGCACCGGATACGGGTCAACACCGTGCTGCCGGGGTGGATGTGGGGGCCGCCGGTGGAGGCGTACGTGCGGTTCACGGCTCAGGGGGAGGGGGTGCCGGAGACCGAGGTGCGGCGGCGGCTCGCGGAGCGCATGGCGTTGCCCGAGCTGGCCACGGACGGGGATGTCGCGGACGCTGTGGTGTTCCTGGCTTCGGAACGCGCTCGGGCCATCACCGGACAGTCTTTGCTGGTGAACGCGGGTGAGCTGATGCGGTAG
- a CDS encoding DUF397 domain-containing protein: MAIQQGATSTWTKSSYSTGNGACVEVKSPVLAAMSVRDSKVPSGPTLAFPADSWNSFVAEISRGASDLI; encoded by the coding sequence ATGGCAATTCAGCAAGGCGCCACGAGCACCTGGACGAAGTCCTCGTACTCCACGGGCAACGGCGCGTGTGTCGAGGTCAAGTCCCCGGTCCTCGCGGCGATGTCGGTCCGGGACTCCAAGGTCCCGTCAGGTCCGACGCTGGCTTTCCCGGCCGACTCATGGAACTCGTTCGTGGCAGAGATCAGCCGGGGAGCGTCCGACCTCATCTGA
- a CDS encoding helix-turn-helix domain-containing protein: MASNVNPTVRRRRLGQELRRLREQKGMTAEEVAERLLVSQSKISRLENGRRSISQRDVRDLCGVYEVEDQRMVDSLMEMAKDSRQQGWWHAFGDVPYSVYIGLETDAASLRVYDPQVIPGLLQTRPYAEALITGALPETASSDIDNRVQVRLRRQERITAVENPLRLWTVLDEAALRRLVGNKLLMREQLESLVEQSQLPHVTVQVIPFEMGAHPGLNGQYAILEFPDAADSSVVYIEGVTSDLYLEKAQDVQKYSVMYEHLRAQALNVDQSRQFIADLAKEYAR; this comes from the coding sequence ATGGCGTCCAACGTCAATCCCACCGTCAGGCGACGCCGACTCGGCCAGGAGTTGCGCAGGCTGCGCGAACAGAAGGGCATGACGGCCGAAGAGGTCGCCGAGCGGCTGCTGGTCTCCCAGTCGAAGATCAGCAGGCTGGAGAACGGCCGCCGCAGCATCAGTCAGCGCGATGTCCGCGACCTGTGCGGGGTGTACGAGGTCGAGGACCAGCGGATGGTCGACTCCCTGATGGAGATGGCCAAGGACTCCCGACAGCAAGGCTGGTGGCACGCGTTCGGGGACGTCCCGTACAGCGTGTACATCGGACTGGAGACGGACGCGGCGTCACTGCGCGTCTACGACCCCCAGGTCATCCCGGGGCTGTTGCAGACCCGTCCGTACGCGGAGGCGCTCATCACGGGCGCGCTCCCGGAGACGGCCTCCAGCGACATCGACAACCGCGTCCAGGTCAGGCTGCGTCGGCAGGAACGAATCACCGCGGTGGAGAACCCGCTGCGCCTGTGGACGGTGCTCGACGAGGCGGCGCTGCGCCGGCTCGTGGGCAACAAGCTGCTGATGCGGGAGCAGTTGGAGTCCCTGGTCGAACAGTCGCAGCTGCCGCACGTCACGGTGCAGGTCATCCCCTTCGAGATGGGGGCTCATCCGGGCCTCAACGGCCAGTACGCGATCCTGGAGTTCCCCGACGCGGCCGATTCCAGCGTGGTCTACATCGAGGGCGTCACCAGCGACCTGTATCTGGAGAAGGCGCAGGACGTTCAGAAGTACAGCGTCATGTACGAACACTTGCGGGCACAGGCCCTGAACGTGGACCAATCCCGGCAATTCATCGCGGACTTGGCGAAAGAGTACGCACGCTGA
- a CDS encoding sodium:solute symporter family protein, with product MNGLDWTVLIAYFGVMVAIGVWSHKRVDNVSDFFTAGGKMPWWLSGISHHMSGYSAVMFTGYAGIAYTYGVTSFVTWSFPIALGIAIGSKLFAPRINRLRSRLHVASPLEYLKNRYDLKTQQALAWSGMLLKIVDVGAKWAAIATLLSVFTGMSLNQGILITGAITAVYCTIGGLWADALTELGQFVIQLLAGIAMFVAVVSKLDDHGGFFGVWDDPALQGHGKPLVGPYGTVFLLAFLFIKLFEYNGGMLNQAQRYMATATPREAERSARLSAILWLVWPSVLFFPMWMSPLLVQSQKPDGSDSYALMTEQLLPHGLLGLVIVGFFSHTMAMCSSDANAIAAVFTRDVAPVVWKRARTWTDSSGLVAARVTTVVFLGLSMAAATQVNSPAFKDIITVVIKWVAGLMGPMAIPMMLGLLRPFRRSGPTAALGSWSMGLLAFWLVNYPINWSVDGGVPLQYQVSIPLAVSLVLYILIGFLRPEDTPERLAIIETVNTDGDDDTTSVRVSVPTPEPADATPGKGWTKD from the coding sequence ATGAACGGTCTCGACTGGACCGTGCTCATCGCGTACTTCGGTGTGATGGTCGCCATCGGTGTCTGGTCCCACAAACGGGTCGACAACGTCAGCGACTTCTTCACCGCGGGCGGGAAGATGCCCTGGTGGCTGTCCGGCATCTCCCATCACATGTCCGGATACAGCGCGGTGATGTTCACGGGTTACGCCGGTATCGCGTACACGTACGGCGTCACGTCCTTCGTCACCTGGTCCTTCCCCATCGCCCTCGGCATCGCCATCGGCTCCAAGCTGTTCGCGCCGCGCATCAACCGGCTGCGCTCCCGGCTCCATGTGGCGTCCCCGTTGGAGTACCTGAAGAACCGGTACGACCTGAAGACACAGCAGGCGCTGGCCTGGTCCGGGATGCTGCTGAAGATCGTGGACGTGGGCGCCAAGTGGGCCGCCATCGCGACCCTGTTGTCCGTCTTCACCGGGATGTCCCTCAACCAGGGCATCCTCATCACCGGCGCGATCACCGCCGTCTACTGCACGATCGGCGGTCTCTGGGCCGACGCGCTCACGGAGTTGGGGCAGTTCGTCATCCAACTCCTCGCCGGTATCGCGATGTTCGTGGCCGTCGTCAGCAAACTCGACGACCACGGAGGGTTCTTCGGGGTCTGGGACGACCCCGCGCTGCAGGGCCACGGGAAGCCGCTGGTGGGTCCGTACGGCACGGTCTTCCTGCTCGCGTTCCTCTTCATCAAGCTGTTCGAGTACAACGGCGGCATGCTCAACCAGGCGCAGCGGTACATGGCCACGGCCACTCCCCGGGAGGCCGAGCGGTCCGCGCGGCTGTCGGCGATCCTGTGGCTGGTCTGGCCGTCGGTGCTGTTCTTCCCGATGTGGATGTCCCCGCTGCTGGTCCAGTCGCAGAAGCCGGACGGTTCCGACTCCTACGCCCTGATGACCGAACAGCTGCTGCCGCACGGGTTGTTGGGGCTCGTCATCGTCGGTTTCTTCTCCCACACGATGGCCATGTGCTCGTCCGACGCGAACGCCATCGCCGCCGTCTTCACCCGGGACGTCGCGCCGGTGGTCTGGAAGCGGGCGCGGACCTGGACGGACTCGTCGGGGCTGGTCGCGGCGCGGGTGACGACGGTCGTCTTCCTCGGGCTGTCGATGGCCGCGGCGACGCAGGTCAACTCCCCCGCGTTCAAGGACATCATCACGGTCGTCATCAAGTGGGTGGCAGGCCTGATGGGTCCGATGGCGATTCCGATGATGCTGGGCCTGCTGCGGCCGTTCCGCCGGTCGGGGCCGACGGCGGCGCTGGGCAGTTGGTCGATGGGGCTGCTGGCCTTCTGGCTGGTGAACTACCCGATCAACTGGAGCGTGGACGGCGGGGTGCCGCTCCAGTACCAGGTGTCGATCCCGCTGGCCGTGTCGCTGGTGCTCTACATCCTGATCGGCTTCCTGCGGCCCGAGGACACGCCGGAGCGGTTGGCGATCATCGAGACCGTGAACACGGACGGGGACGACGACACCACCTCGGTCCGGGTGTCCGTCCCCACCCCGGAGCCGGCGGACGCGACGCCGGGGAAGGGCTGGACGAAGGACTGA
- a CDS encoding GOLPH3/VPS74 family protein has product MGRSRRSIPEELLLLALDPATGTTAQPQSLDLGLAGAQLVELAMAGRIAPDGDRIAVVVPRPTGDPTLDSALELLRRRGAPVRAVNWIGGPRLGLRQTYLSHLERCGMVHAVAGQMCGVLPTTRYQATDTEISREIRARLDTAIRTGVPPDPRTAALAALAHAVGLGKHLYPGNEGRSSRSRLRDLIRHDPMGGLVAHAVMDVQNGVAVQPRRSPAPAGRQATPGARPAPEPARGVPMQPHRGSMARAVAH; this is encoded by the coding sequence ATGGGCAGGAGCCGCAGATCAATTCCGGAAGAGCTTCTACTGCTGGCGTTGGACCCGGCCACGGGTACCACCGCACAGCCGCAGTCGCTCGACCTCGGTCTGGCCGGAGCACAGCTAGTGGAGCTGGCGATGGCCGGACGGATAGCCCCGGACGGGGATCGTATCGCCGTGGTCGTTCCACGGCCGACTGGAGATCCAACACTGGACAGTGCGTTGGAACTGCTTCGCCGACGCGGAGCACCCGTACGCGCGGTCAACTGGATTGGCGGGCCCCGCCTGGGGCTGCGTCAGACCTACCTCTCGCATCTCGAGCGGTGCGGCATGGTGCATGCCGTGGCGGGACAGATGTGCGGGGTGCTGCCGACAACTCGCTACCAGGCGACGGACACGGAGATCAGCCGGGAGATCAGAGCCCGACTGGACACCGCCATCCGCACCGGCGTCCCGCCGGACCCGCGGACGGCAGCGCTCGCCGCCCTGGCCCATGCGGTCGGTCTCGGCAAGCACCTGTATCCGGGTAACGAGGGACGTTCGTCCCGCTCCCGGCTGCGGGACCTGATCCGGCACGACCCCATGGGCGGTCTGGTGGCCCACGCTGTCATGGACGTGCAGAACGGCGTCGCGGTCCAGCCGCGCCGCAGCCCGGCACCGGCCGGCCGTCAGGCCACCCCGGGAGCCAGGCCAGCACCGGAGCCCGCACGCGGCGTTCCGATGCAGCCGCACCGCGGATCCATGGCGCGCGCCGTGGCTCACTGA